From Rutidosis leptorrhynchoides isolate AG116_Rl617_1_P2 chromosome 3, CSIRO_AGI_Rlap_v1, whole genome shotgun sequence, a single genomic window includes:
- the LOC139896221 gene encoding large ribosomal subunit protein uL1z-like yields the protein MSKLQSEALREAITQITTDAREKKRNFTETIELQIGLKNYDPQKDKRFSGTVKLPHIPRPKLKVCMLGDAQHVEEAQKIGLQYMDVESLKKLNKNKKMVKKLAKSHQAFLASESVIKQIPRLLGPGLNKAGKFPTLVSHQESLEGKVNETKATVKFQLKKVLCMGVAVGNCSMEEKQIFQNVQMSVNFLVSLLKKNWQNVRCLYLKTTMGKPVRIF from the exons ATGAG TAAGCTTCAAAGTGAAGCTCTCAGGGAGGCAATCACTCAGATAACTACTGATGCTAGGGAGAAGAAACGTAACTTTACTGAGACCATTGAACTCCAGATTGGTTTGAAGAACTACGATCCGCAAAAGGACAAACGTTTCAGTGGTACGGTCAAGTTGCCTCACATTCCTCGTCCCAAGTTGAAGGTCTGCATGCTTGGAGATGCTCAGCATGTAGAGGAG GCTCAAAAAATTGGTCTTCAATATATGGATGTTGAGAGCTTGAAGAAGCTAAACAAGAATAAGAAGATGGTGAAGAAGCTTGCTAAGTCACACCAAGCTTTTTTAGCTTCTGAGTCTGTCATCAAGCAGATTCCTCGTTTATTGGGTCCTGGTTTGAACAAGGCAG GCAAGTTCCCTACCCTTGTTTCGCACCAGGAATCACTTGAGGGAAAGGTTAACGAGACCAAGGCTACTGTGAAGTTTCAACTGAAGAAGGTTCTCTGCATGGGAGTTGCTGTTGGAAACTGCAGTATGGAGGAGAAGCAAATATTCCAGAATGTGCAAATGAGCGTCAATTTTCTTGTTTCTTTGTTGAAGAAAAATTGGCAAAAT GTGCGGTGCTTATACTTGAAGACAACAATGGGAAAGCCTGTTCGCATCTTTTAA
- the LOC139896225 gene encoding OVARIAN TUMOR DOMAIN-containing deubiquitinating enzyme 12-like — translation MMSNSNPSNEGHTPDHPYSVGECSSSTSLSSQQDVDDDGMIAAVLSEEYAKLDGSVGRRLTNLEPVAHIPRINSFIPNISDASLDHQRLSQRLQVYGLIEVKVSGDGNCQFRAISDQLYRSPEYHKHVRKEVVKQLKDCRSLYEGYVPMKYKKYYKKISKTGEWGDHVTLQAAADKFAAKICLLTSFRDTCFIEINPQHQAPQRELWLSFWSEVHYNSLYEIREAMVQHKPRKKHWLF, via the exons ATGATGAGCAACAGTAACCCTTCGAACGAAGGGCATACACCGGATCATCCTTATAGTGTTGGTGAGTGTTCTAGCTCAACTTCGTTGAGCAGTCAGCAGGACGTTGATGATGACGGCATGATTGCTGCTGTATTGTCTGAAGAATATGCCAAATTAGATGGTTCGGTTGGTAGGCGGCTTACCAACCTAGAACCTGTTGCG CATATACCCCGGATTAATTCTTTTATTCCTAATATAAGTGATGCTAGTTTGGATCATCAACGGTTGAGCCAAAG attacaagtttatggtttaaTTGAAGTAAAGGTTTCTGGAGACGGAAATTGTCAG TTTCGTGCTATATCTGATCAGCTATACAGATCCCCTGAGTATCACAAACATGTCCGAAAGGAGGTTGTGAAGCAG CTGAAAGACTGTCGATCACTATATGAAGGCTATGTTCCAATGAAGTACAAGAAGTATTACAAGAAAATATCCAA GACAGGTGAATGGGGGGATCACGTTACTCTACAAGCGGCTGCTGATAAG TTTGCTGCAAAGATATGCCTTTTAACATCATTCAGAGATACCTGTTTTATTGAAATCAATCCACAACATCAGGCTCCTCAGCGAG AATTGTGGCTAAGCTTTTGGTCTGAGGTGCACTACAATTCACTTTATGAAATCCGAG AAGCTATGGTGCAACATAAGCCAAGGAAGAAGCACTGGTTATTTTAG
- the LOC139896222 gene encoding WD repeat-containing protein LWD1-like encodes MVANSDHQNHDGSDEQQRRSEIYTYEAPWHIYAMNWSVRRDKKYRLAISSLVEQYPNRVEIVQLDDSNGHIRSDPTLSFEHPYPPTKLNFIPDKECQKPDLLASSSDFLRIWRISDDDDVTETDNNSHNNNNSSSSRRVEMKSLLNNNRNNEFCGPVTSFDWNEAEPRRIGTSSIDTTCTIWDIEKETVDTQLIAHDKEVYDIAWGGVGVFASVSADGSVRVFDLRDKEHSTIIYESSEPDTPLVRLGWNKQDPRYMATIIMDSAKVVVLDIRFPTLPVVELQRHQASVNAIAWAPHSSCHICTAGDDSQALIWDLSSMGQPVEGGLDPILAYTAGAEIEQLQWSSSQPDWVAIAFASKLQILRV; translated from the coding sequence ATGGTAGCAAACTCCGATCACCAAAATCACGACGGATCCGACGAACAACAACGCCGTTCTGAGATCTACACTTACGAAGCTCCATGGCACATCTACGCTATGAATTGGAGCGTTCGCCGTGACAAAAAATATCGTCTCGCTATCTCCAGTCTCGTCGAACAATACCCTAACCGTGTTGAAATCGTTCAACTTGATGATTCCAATGGCCATATCCGATCCGACCCGACCTTATCATTCGAGCACCCGTACCCGCCCACTAAACTCAATTTCATTCCTGATAAGGAATGCCAAAAACCTGATCTCCTCGCCTCTTCCAGCGATTTCCTCCGCATTTGGCGTATTTCTGACGACGATGACGTCACTGAGACTGATAACAACagtcataacaataacaatagtagTAGTTCGCGTAGGGTTGAGATGAAGAGTTTGCTTAATAATAACCGGAACAACGAATTTTGCGGTCCGGTTACATCGTTTGATTGGAACGAAGCGGAGCCCAGGCGAATTGGTACTTCAAGTATTGATACAACCTGCACGATTTGGGATATCGAAAAAGAAACAGTTGATACGCAGTTAATTGCGCACGATAAGGAGGTTTACGATATCGCGTGGGGCGGTGTTGGTGTGTTTGCGTCTGTATCAGCTGATGGATCAGTTAGGGTTTTCGATTTACGTGATAAGGAGCATTCAACCATAATTTATGAGAGTTCGGAGCCTGATACGCCTTTAGTTAGATTAGGTTGGAATAAACAGGATCCGAGATATATGGCTACGATTATAATGGATAGTGCGAAAGTTGTTGTGCTTGATATTCGATTTCCGACTTTACCTGTGGTTGAATTGCAAAGGCATCAAGCTAGTGTGAATGCAATTGCGTGGGCTCCACATAGTTCGTGTCATATTTGTACTGCTGGTGATGATTCACAGGCGCTTATCTGGGATTTATCGTCCATGGGTCAGCCTGTTGAAGGTGGATTGGATCCGATATTGGCGTATACTGCTGGTGCGGAAATTGAACAGTTGCAGTGGTCTTCGTCTCAACCTGATTGGGTTGCAATTGCTTTTGCGTCTAAGCTTCAGATTCTGAGGGTATGA